The segment GCGCAGGAAGCCGGCGTTGGTGCCGTCGGCGACGCGGTCGTCGAGCGCCCACTCGAGCGCGAGCAGCGGCATCTCGACGCCCGGCCCGTCGGTGCCCACGTTGGCGACGCACGCGAACGTGCCGGCGACGTCGCCGTCGCCGCGCTCGATCCACCGGCGGGTCATGCCGCAGCCCTGGAGGAACTCGCCGTTGTCGCCCTTTTCCGTGATCGGCGGCAGCGGCGCGCCGACGAACTCGGTGGTGACGTCGCGCCCGGTCGTTGTGATCGCGATCCGGTAATCGAGCGCATCGCCGGACGACGTCATGTAGTCATCGATCACCTGCGCGAACACCGGGAAGTTGGCCGCGAGGTTCGTCTGCTCCTCCTGCATGGACCCCGAGTCGTCGATGACGAACACGATGTCCATCTTCTGGCAGGGCTCCGGCGGCGCGGCGTCCGCGAACTCGCTGCCGCCGCCGCCTCCGCCGCCGCCGCCGCCACCGCTGCCGCCGTCACCGCCGCCACCGGGTCCGGCGTCGGCGTAGTCCGCGGCGCTCGGGCCGCACGCGGCGGCCGCCGTCGCGACCACGGCGACCAGACAAAACGAGCTCGAATGCATGCGTGACAGCATCGGACAGACCTCCCCACTAGCGGGCATACCGTACCAACCCGGTGTGGCGTTCCGCCCGGTGAACGGCTCACCGTGACTGTCCGCGGCGCGCCGCCCAATGACGCGCCGCGTCGGACCGTGCGGCGCCGCGCGCCGCCGGCCGTTGACCCCGCCCGCCGGGTCGGCTATCCGTGACCGGCCGCGCGCACGAGTCATGACCGCCTCCGCCACCCTCGCCCCCGAGTGGGCCCCGCACGCCGCCACGTGGACCGCGTGGCCAAGCCACCACGACCTGTGGGGCGACGATCTGGCCGGCGCGCGCGCCGCGGTGGCCGCGCTGGGTCGGGCGTTGGTCGACGCCGGCGAGCGCGTCGACCTGCTCGTGCTGCCCGGATCCGGCGCCCCGGTACCTGGCGCGACGGCGCGGCCGGCGCCGTTCGGCGACATCTGGCTGCGCGACACCGGTCCGATCTTCGTGCGCCGCGCTGGCGTCCTCGAGGCGGCGCGGTTCAGGTGGAACGGCTGGGGCGGCAAGTACCTGCTGGACCACGACGCCGAGGTCGGCGACGCGATCGCGCGGTGGGCGGGAGCGGCCATTCGCCGCCACGGCTGGGTGCTCGAGGGCGGCGCGATCGACGTCGACGGCACCGGGCGCTGTCTCACGACGCGCCAGTGCCTGCTCAATCCGAACCGCAACCCGGGCATGGACGCGCCCGCGGTCGAGGGGGCACTGCGCGACGCCCTCGGCGTCGATCGCGTGCTGTGGCTCGGCGACGGGCTGATCAACGATCACACCGACGGCCACGTCGACAACCTGGCGCGCTTCGTCGCGCCCGGCGTCGCGATGTGCATGGAGCCAGGCCCCGGCGACCCGAACCGCGAGGTGCTCGCCGCGGCGATGCGCGACCTGCGCCGGTTCGGGCTCGAGGTGATCGCGGTCCCGTCGCCGGGACGGGTCGACGACCGCGACGGCCGGCCGCTGCCGGCCAGCTATCTCAACTTCTACATCGGCAACGGCGTGGTGGCCGTTCCCACGTTCGGCGTCGCGGCCGACGACGCCGCGTTGGCGGCGATCGAGGCGGCGTTCCCGGGCCGGCGCGTCGCCGGCATTCCAGCCCGGGCGCTGCTCGCGGGCGGCGGCGCGTTGCACTGCATCACGAAGGAGCAACCGGCATGACCACCGTCCGCATCGCCGCCATTCAGTGCGCGCTGCCCGATGACCCGGACGCCGCGATCGCCCGCGTCGCCGACCTCGTGCGCAACGCGGCGCGCGACGGCGCGCAGGTCGTGTTGCCACCGGAACTATTCTCGGGCCACTACTTCCCGCGCGAGCAGCGCGACGACGCGTTCGACCGCGCGCATCCGGTAGACGCGGACCCCGCGGTCGCGCGGTGCCGCGATCTGGCCGCCGCGTTCGGCGTCGTCATCCCCGTGTCGTTCTTCGAGCGGGCGGGCCAGGCGTTCTACAACAGCGTCGCCCTGATCGACGCCGGCGGCGCCCTGCTCGGCGTGTACCGCAAGAGCCACATCCCCGACGGCCCGGGGTATCAGGAAAAGTACTTCTTCCGCCCGGGCGACACCGGCTTTCGCGCGTGGCGCACCGCATACGGTTTCATCGGCGTCGGCATCTGCTGGGACCAGTGGTTCCCCGAGTGCGCGCGCGCGATGGCGCTGCTCGGGGCCGACGTGCTGTTGTACCCGACGGCGATCGGCAGCGAGCCGGCGGCGCCCGACCTCGACACGCGCGACATGTGGCGTCGCGTGATGATCGGCCACGCGGTCGCGAACATGGTCCCAATCGCGGCGGCCAATCGGGTCGGCGACGAAAGCGGCCAGCGGTTCTACGGCAGCTCGTTCGTGTGCGACCACACCGGCGCGATCGCCGCCGAGCTGTCGCGCGACGCCGAGGGCATCGCAATCGCCACGGTCGACCTGGCCGCGGCGCGACGCGACCGCGCCAGCTTCGGCTTCTTCCGCGACCGCCGCCCCGAGCTGTACCGCATTCTCACCACGGCAGACGGCAGCCAGGAGGTTCCATGACGACGACCGACGCTCCACTCGTGAACGTGAAGACCGCCGACGGCGTCGCGGTGTTCGAGCTGTGCAACCCGCCGGCCAACGGCTACTCGTACGAGATGTTCCGCCAGCTCGACGCCGCGATCCTGGACGCGCGGATGGACGACTCCGTCCACGTGATCGTCCTGCGGGGCGCCGGCGATCGGTTCTTTTGCGCGGGTGCGGACATCGGCATGCTCGAGAAGGCCGACCCGACGTTCAAGTACTACTTCTGCCTGCACGCCAACGAGACACTGCTGCGCCTCGAGCACACGCCGAAGCTCGTCATCGCGGCAATCAACGGCCACTGCGTCGGCGGCGGACTGGAGGTGGCGATGGCGGCCGACCTGCGCGTGGCCAAGGCCGGCGCCGGCAAGATCGGCCTGCCCGAGGTGGCGCTCGGCGTGCTGCCCGGCACCGGAGGCACCCAGCGACTCGCCCGCCTCGTCGGCAAGGCCAAGGCGATCGAGCTGATGACGCGCGGCGACACGGTCACCGTCGACGAGGCGCGCGCGCTCGGCTTGATCAACGACATCTACGAAGCGGACGAATTCTGGCCGCGCGTGATGGATCTCGCGCGCAGCTTCTGTCCGCCGAACAAGGCCGCGCGCGCAGTCGGGCTGATCAAGCGGGCGGTGCAGACCGGCGCCGAGATCCCGCTCGAAAGCGGCCTCGCGCTCGAGCGCGAGTTGCAGCAACGCCTGTTTACGTCGGAAGACGCCCGCGAGGGGCTCGCCGCGTTCGTCGAAAAACGACAAGCTCGCTTCCGGGGCCGGTAGTACAATCGAGGCATGCGGGTCTTCATCAGGGCGGTCATCACCGGGTTCGGTCTGGCGGTCGGAAAGGCGCTGTACGACAAGGTCAGCGAGCGGCTCGGGTTCGAGTCGAAGCGCGACGAGCCGCAACAGCCGCC is part of the Deltaproteobacteria bacterium genome and harbors:
- the aguB gene encoding N-carbamoylputrescine amidase codes for the protein MTTVRIAAIQCALPDDPDAAIARVADLVRNAARDGAQVVLPPELFSGHYFPREQRDDAFDRAHPVDADPAVARCRDLAAAFGVVIPVSFFERAGQAFYNSVALIDAGGALLGVYRKSHIPDGPGYQEKYFFRPGDTGFRAWRTAYGFIGVGICWDQWFPECARAMALLGADVLLYPTAIGSEPAAPDLDTRDMWRRVMIGHAVANMVPIAAANRVGDESGQRFYGSSFVCDHTGAIAAELSRDAEGIAIATVDLAAARRDRASFGFFRDRRPELYRILTTADGSQEVP
- a CDS encoding agmatine deiminase family protein encodes the protein MTASATLAPEWAPHAATWTAWPSHHDLWGDDLAGARAAVAALGRALVDAGERVDLLVLPGSGAPVPGATARPAPFGDIWLRDTGPIFVRRAGVLEAARFRWNGWGGKYLLDHDAEVGDAIARWAGAAIRRHGWVLEGGAIDVDGTGRCLTTRQCLLNPNRNPGMDAPAVEGALRDALGVDRVLWLGDGLINDHTDGHVDNLARFVAPGVAMCMEPGPGDPNREVLAAAMRDLRRFGLEVIAVPSPGRVDDRDGRPLPASYLNFYIGNGVVAVPTFGVAADDAALAAIEAAFPGRRVAGIPARALLAGGGALHCITKEQPA
- a CDS encoding enoyl-CoA hydratase/isomerase family protein, whose product is MTTTDAPLVNVKTADGVAVFELCNPPANGYSYEMFRQLDAAILDARMDDSVHVIVLRGAGDRFFCAGADIGMLEKADPTFKYYFCLHANETLLRLEHTPKLVIAAINGHCVGGGLEVAMAADLRVAKAGAGKIGLPEVALGVLPGTGGTQRLARLVGKAKAIELMTRGDTVTVDEARALGLINDIYEADEFWPRVMDLARSFCPPNKAARAVGLIKRAVQTGAEIPLESGLALERELQQRLFTSEDAREGLAAFVEKRQARFRGR